From a region of the Pseudomonadaceae bacterium SI-3 genome:
- a CDS encoding ribonuclease BN, with protein MAMLDLRGVGGFELLKRTFKEFSNDDMTTYASALAYRAIFSLFPFLLFLISLLGLLDLQEFFTWLREQVSLVLPPDALSLVNPVIDEMQEKKGGFLSFGILVALWSASIGVRSLMNAMNRAYDVEEERPTWKLILLSVVYTIGLALILLATAALMIVGPQVFEWLADQVGLKEIVVTLWTWLRWPVVVVLMMLVLAVIYYVTPDVEQEFRFITPGSVLAVIVWIAASIAFGLYVQNFGNYDATYGSIGAVIVLLLYFYISAAVLLFGAEMNAVIEHASAEGKAEGDKRVDG; from the coding sequence ATGGCGATGCTGGATTTGCGTGGTGTAGGTGGCTTTGAGCTGCTGAAACGCACCTTCAAGGAGTTCAGCAATGACGACATGACTACCTATGCGTCGGCATTGGCGTACCGGGCCATCTTCTCGTTGTTTCCCTTTCTGCTGTTTCTGATTTCGCTGCTTGGTCTGCTAGATCTGCAAGAGTTTTTCACCTGGCTCCGTGAGCAGGTATCGCTGGTGTTGCCACCCGACGCCCTGAGCCTGGTCAACCCTGTCATTGACGAGATGCAGGAGAAAAAAGGTGGCTTCCTTTCCTTCGGTATTCTCGTGGCGTTGTGGTCGGCCTCGATTGGGGTGCGCTCGTTGATGAACGCGATGAACAGGGCCTACGACGTCGAAGAAGAGCGGCCAACCTGGAAGCTGATCCTCCTCTCGGTGGTATACACCATCGGTCTGGCGCTGATTCTGCTGGCTACCGCCGCACTGATGATTGTCGGCCCACAAGTCTTCGAGTGGCTGGCCGATCAGGTTGGCCTGAAGGAGATCGTGGTCACCCTCTGGACCTGGCTGCGCTGGCCGGTCGTGGTGGTGCTGATGATGCTGGTGCTGGCGGTAATCTATTACGTCACGCCCGATGTCGAGCAGGAGTTCCGCTTCATCACCCCAGGCTCGGTGCTTGCTGTGATCGTCTGGATTGCCGCCTCCATCGCCTTCGGCTTGTATGTACAGAACTTCGGTAACTACGACGCGACTTACGGAAGCATCGGGGCGGTCATCGTTCTTCTGCTGTACTTCTATATTTCGGCGGCGGTCCTGCTCTTCGGTGCTGAGATGAATGCCGTAATCGAACATGCCTCGGCAGAGGGCAAGGCTGAGGGCGACAAGCGAGTCGACGGCTAG